The DNA window TTCATCTGCTTTTATAACCTTGGAAAACAAAGAAATCGTAAGACGCAGATACCAAGCTACTGACCTAAATTTAGAATATCTAATGCTTCCTGCCAATAAATTCTCACCATTTCTTTTTGCAGGAGGAGGTTTTATAGTTAATAGAGAACCAATGAAATTTAAGTATCAATTAGGTGGAGGTTTTGAATATTTCTTAAAAAATTTCTCTATAAGATTACAGTCACAATATGATTTAGGTTTTGATGATGATTGGGATACTAAAATAAATGGAGACTTAAACGATAGAGCTTTACGATTTGGACTAGGAATCTCCTATCACTTCAGAAAAAAATAATAATTATGAAAAATTTCTTAAAATTAACCATATTTCTGGTTGCATTATTTAGTTTATTTTCTTGTAGAGAAGATTTAATTTCTAAGACTAAAACAGCCACACTAAGAGGTGTAGTAACGGCAAAAGAATCAGGAACTCCGCTTTCTAATGTTAGAATCACCACTTCTCCCATTACAGAAGCAGTGACAACGGATGCTAGTGGAACCTTTGAAATTAAAGATATTCCACTTGGAGATTATTCATTAAAAGCAGAAGCTGATGGTTACGTTACAAAAGCAATGGGGATTTCTATAAAAACTGAAGGGCAAATATCTTCTGTGGCAATAGAATTATTAGATGACAAAACCCTCAATTCATCACCTGCTATTCCTGATTTAATTACTCCTGCTAATAATACGGTAGATCAACCTTTAAGTATTAACTTTTCATGGAACTGCTCAGATCCTGACACCAAAGATATTTTGAAATACACACTTATTTTAAAGAATAGCAGCAATACAGATGTAATTGAAATCAATGATATTAAAGAAAAAAATTACGAAGTTAAAAATCTAAAATATGGAACCACATATTTTTGGCAAGTTATTGTAAATGATGGAGTAAACACCCCTGTTTATAGCGTTAGTAATAAATTCACCACCTCTAATTCTCCTTTAAATAGGCTTCATTATGTACAAAATAACAACGGAAAACTCACTTTAGTTTCTAATAACTTAGAAAACAACAATCTTTTTACTTTAAAAGAAAATGCGTGGAGGCCAAGAAAAAACAATAGCGCTAACTTAATCGCTTATCTCAAATCCGTTGCAGGAGATATCCATATATTTACAAGCAAACTAGATGGTTCTGCAGAATTTCAAGTAACTAAAATTCCTATAGGAGGATTTAATTCTAAAGAATTAGACTACTCTTGGAACCAAGGTGGAACACAATTAATCTATGGCAGTTTTGACAAATTGTATAAAATAAATAAGGATGGAACGGGAACCACTTTAATTTACACAGCGCCTGTAGGAGAATTCATTACTGAATGTGATTGGAGTTACGACGAGGCTAAAATTGCAGTTAAAACCAACAATATTAATGGCTACAATTCTAATATTAGAATCTTAGATATGGTAGGAAATGTGTTGACAACCATAGTTAATAATAGTATAGGTGCAGTAGGCGGAATAAACTTTTCGGTAGATGGAAAAAAATTCATTTTCTGTCAAGATGTTTCTAATTATCAAGATTCCAGTTATAGGCAACTAGACACTAGAATTTTCTTATATGAATTTACTACATCTACCCTTACAGATTTGTCTGATTTAAGTAAAAAAACATTAGGAACCAATGATTTAGACCCTAGATTCTCTCCTAATAATGCAGAAATAATCTTCACCAACACTTCTAATGATGGTATTTCACCAAAAAATATACAAAAAATATCACTAGACTTGTCTCTTCAGAATTTACAAAGAACTACATTGTTTACTAATGCAGAAATGCCAGACTGGCAATAAACTCAATAAAAAAAGCCTTTCTATCATGTGACAGAAAGGCTTTTATATATAGAGTGAGTGTGTTTCTAAATCATATTATTCTGCATTGCAAATCTTACAATACCAATTGAATTTTTCACATTAAATTTCTGAATAATTTTTTTTCGATGTGTTTCTACAGTATTTATACTTATGAATAACTCTTCTGCAATTTCTTTACTATTATAACCTTCACAAATAAGTCTCATAACATCTTTTTCTCTAATTGTTAGTAAACCTTGAACCATTTTTACCGAATTTTTACATGGGCTATTATCAAAATATTCTGAAAAAAAACGCTCTCTTATTTTTACATCTAAATATATTTTACCACTCACCACAGAATCTATAGAATTAAGAAGTTCCCCGTTATGAGATTTTTTTTCTAAAAAACCATGTACCCCACTTTTATAGAGTCTTCTAATCTCTTTAATATCTAAACCATCATTTAGAACAATAATTTTAAGATTTTTAAATTCATTTTTAATTTGTTCTATCAAAAAGTGAGAATTAGGACTCATCATACTAATGCCAAATAAAATAATGTCAGCATTTACTCCATAAAGACATTCTAGTAAAGAACCTTCATCACTATGAGAACCTACAACACTATAATTTGGCTGTGAATTAATAAAAAACTGCAAGGCTTCATTAAAAAGCTGTTGTTCTTCAAAAAGAAAAATACGAGTCATCATTTTGTGTTTTTATGTTTGGTCAAATTTATATTTAAATAACCAACAAAAAAAATGAAAACCCTCACAAAATCTTAAAATCATACAAAATACGTATACAAATTTAACATTTCATTAAGATTACTGCTTTATTTTTTTTGTTCAAAAAAACACTTTTTCTAATTAAAAAACCGAGACAAAATCTCGGCTTTATGTTAGTTTAAATAAATTTCAAATTTTCCAAATTCATGAATTTTTTCAAGCAATTGATTATTAATATTAATCGTTTGATGCAAGGCTCTCGCTTCTACAAAAGTATTGTCTAAAGGATTCTGGAGAAAAACATTCAATTTATGTTCTCCTTTTTCTGCCAACAATTGTGTTTTGAAAAATTCTATATCTGTTTTATTCAGTTCATTTACAGGAATAATCAGCGACAAGGATTTAGCATACTTTTCGAAAGCATCTTTCAAATCCATAATATCTGTAACATTGGTAAAAACTCTGCCTTCACTTCCTTGTGTAAATTTCATTTTTACGATGACAAATCGGTCTTTGGCAATTTTTTCACGCAACTTCATATAATCTCTATCACCTAATCTGAAACTGTAACTTCCCGTGTAATCTTCTAAGGTCAAGAAACATATTTTTTCACCAGAATTTTTCCCATCTCTCAAAATCATTTCGGTAATCAATCCAGAAACCGTGTATTCTCTAGCATTATCAAACATTTTTTGTCTTTCTTTCCAATCTTTTGGCGCTTCAAAAAGACTTCCTGCAGGAAATAATTGTTCTTTGAACGCATCAATTTCGTCTAAATTCAAGAAATTGAAGTTTCCTTTTGGTTCAGCTTTTTTAGCAGAAGATTCTTCTACCAATTCTTCATCTTCTGAAACATCTAAACTTATATCAATGCTTTCATCATCGTCTGATTCCTCATCTAAAATTTTGGCTGACAAGTCATTTGGAGCAATTTCATCTTTTTTATTGTCTTCTAAAACGAAATTTTTAGAAAATTCTCCATTGATAAACTTATACTGGAATTTATATTCATCTAAAGGATGCGCCGAAAGATAGAAACCGATGATTTCTTTCTCACGATTGAGTTTATGCA is part of the Cloacibacterium normanense genome and encodes:
- a CDS encoding carboxypeptidase regulatory-like domain-containing protein; this encodes MKNFLKLTIFLVALFSLFSCREDLISKTKTATLRGVVTAKESGTPLSNVRITTSPITEAVTTDASGTFEIKDIPLGDYSLKAEADGYVTKAMGISIKTEGQISSVAIELLDDKTLNSSPAIPDLITPANNTVDQPLSINFSWNCSDPDTKDILKYTLILKNSSNTDVIEINDIKEKNYEVKNLKYGTTYFWQVIVNDGVNTPVYSVSNKFTTSNSPLNRLHYVQNNNGKLTLVSNNLENNNLFTLKENAWRPRKNNSANLIAYLKSVAGDIHIFTSKLDGSAEFQVTKIPIGGFNSKELDYSWNQGGTQLIYGSFDKLYKINKDGTGTTLIYTAPVGEFITECDWSYDEAKIAVKTNNINGYNSNIRILDMVGNVLTTIVNNSIGAVGGINFSVDGKKFIFCQDVSNYQDSSYRQLDTRIFLYEFTTSTLTDLSDLSKKTLGTNDLDPRFSPNNAEIIFTNTSNDGISPKNIQKISLDLSLQNLQRTTLFTNAEMPDWQ
- a CDS encoding response regulator transcription factor, translating into MMTRIFLFEEQQLFNEALQFFINSQPNYSVVGSHSDEGSLLECLYGVNADIILFGISMMSPNSHFLIEQIKNEFKNLKIIVLNDGLDIKEIRRLYKSGVHGFLEKKSHNGELLNSIDSVVSGKIYLDVKIRERFFSEYFDNSPCKNSVKMVQGLLTIREKDVMRLICEGYNSKEIAEELFISINTVETHRKKIIQKFNVKNSIGIVRFAMQNNMI